Proteins encoded in a region of the Tripterygium wilfordii isolate XIE 37 chromosome 21, ASM1340144v1, whole genome shotgun sequence genome:
- the LOC119988407 gene encoding uncharacterized protein LOC119988407 isoform X2 produces MDMNYENKPQHSAKVAADNANRTVVENDDRKGTRCMDTVSGMEAPLTDPDDPDMAKVDIISFSSFDETRLAESDDPDATEHSSSFGDTVSDSERCSGLSEGEVESQFFGDSDLASYDAFNSLFQMRKKKLTSHWQNFIHPLKWRCKWAELKIKEIESQSLKYERELAACELRRHPEVQSTPECFGSKALPFSTQCQNRKARKRRKRNRVEDTTDIKSYFAHHNLFSHLENKRTNRDGALIVDDFGATATMDQLADGIDKFGNATDQMLLEFGNGDSSFEQTLWKIEMVHSRVRKLKNKIEMVMSKNAAKFSSSENLSLLAPYDVQTSSAPSPTVSAGNIDITSIEAIHAVTQHIAAYEVGDLVIPESAISIYGEAVHVPDIIESTDGLLSAADVTLHQPQIGDSSEYRLKKNTIS; encoded by the exons ATGGACATGAATTATGAGAATAAACCACAACATTCTGCAAAAGTTGCAGCTGATAATGCAAACAGGACTGTCGTGGAAAATGATGATAGGAAAGGTACAAGGTGCATGGATACTGTCAGTGGGATGGAGGCTCCATTAACGGACCCAGATGACCCTGACATGGCAAAGGTTGATATAATTTCCTTTTCCAGTTTTGATGAGACAAGGTTAGCTGAGAGTGATGACCCAGATGCGACTGAGCATTCAAGTTCGTTTGGCGACACTGTTTCTGACTCTGAGAGGTGTTCTGGACTGAGTGAAGGTGAAGTGGAATCCCAATTTTTTGGTGACAGTGATTTGGCGTCTTATGATGCCTTTAACAGCCTGTTTCAGATGAG gaagaagaagttgacGAGTCACTGGCAAAACTTTATACATCCTCTGAAGTGGCGCTGCAAATGGGCGGAACTGAAAATTAAGGAAATTGAGTCTCAATCACTAAAATATGAAAGAGAGCTTGCAGCATGTGAGCTGAGAAGGCATCCTGAAGTTCAATCTACACCTGAATGTTTTGGTTCAAAGGCGCTGCCATTTTCAACTCAATGTCAAAATAGGAAGGCCAGAAAAAGGAGGAAACGAAACAGAGTTGAAGATACAACTGATATAAAATCATACTTTGCACATCATAACCTTTTCTCTCATCTTG AAAACAAGAGGACTAATCGTGATGGTGCTCTTATCGTTGATGATTTTGGTGCTACAG CAACAATGGACCAGCTTGCTGATGGCATTGACAAATTTGGCAATGCTACTGACCAGATGCTTTTGGAGTTTGGAAATGGTGATAGTTCCTTTGAGCAGACCCTTTGGAAGATTGAGATGGTGCACTCTCGGGTTCGAaaactcaaaaataaaattgaaatggtGATGTCCAAAAATGCTGCAAAGTTTTCTTCCTCTGAAAATTTGAGTCTTCTTGCCCCATATGATGTTCAGACCAGCTCTGCTCCTAGTCCTACTGTTTCTGCTGGCAATATAGACATAACATCAATAGAAGCTATACATGCAGTGACTCAACATATTGCAGCGTATGAAGTAGGCGATCTGGTCATACCTGAAAGTGCAATTTCAATTTACGGTGAGGCTGTTCATGTACCTGATATAATTGAAAGTACAGACGGACTGTTGTCTGCTGCTGATGTTACCCTCCATCAGCCCCAGATTGGAGACTCATCTGAATAT CGGTtgaagaaaaacacaatttcGTAA
- the LOC119990126 gene encoding uncharacterized protein LOC119990126, translated as MQDPKGSNTRKPWYQRAMEMSSLWKSISRSSSTTTTTNLTIWKTVSKSTEVNYPTTLTNPNRSSSTTNNNNNNKLRKCASLRVASSFTRVCLCAPISSYNEVFRADVPPRRSNSYPRSSRPFPTQERFPSARLSMEGRRVIFRGKSLTDDVLMRRFVVEEEAMMQTRRRNQMEVIRRRNLMRRKKLGPSRLSRMVMAKEEDD; from the exons ATGCAAGATCCAAAGGGTTCAAACACAAG GAAGCCTTGGTATCAAAGAGCAATGGAGATGTCAAGTCTATGGAAGTCAATTTCCAGGTCTTCTTCCACAACGACGACAACCAATTTGACAATATGGAAAACTGTTTCCAAATCAACGGAAGTCAATTATCCAACAACACTCACAAACCCTAATAGATCATCGTCTACCACaaataacaacaataataataagttAAGAAAATGTGCATCGCTTAGGGTTGCCTCCTCCTTCACTAGGGTTTGCTTATGTGCACCAATTTCATCCTACAATGAAGTTTTCCGAGCCGACGTTCCACCGAGAAGAAGCAACAGTTATCCGAGATCCTCAAGACCATTTCCAACCCAAGAGAGGTTTCCAAGTGCGAGGCTTAGCATggaaggaagaagagttatTTTCCGGGGAAAATCATTGACGGATGATGTGTTGATGAGGAGATttgtggtggaagaggaggCAATGATGCAAACAAGGAGAAGGAACCAAATGGAGGTTATTAGGAGGAGGAATTTGATGAGAAGAAAAAAGCTTGGGCCTAGTCGTCTTAGTAGAATGGTTATGGCTAAAGAGGAGGATGATTGA
- the LOC119988407 gene encoding uncharacterized protein LOC119988407 isoform X1, with protein MDMNYENKPQHSAKVAADNANRTVVENDDRKGTRCMDTVSGMEAPLTDPDDPDMAKVDIISFSSFDETRLAESDDPDATEHSSSFGDTVSDSERCSGLSEGEVESQFFGDSDLASYDAFNSLFQMRKKKLTSHWQNFIHPLKWRCKWAELKIKEIESQSLKYERELAACELRRHPEVQSTPECFGSKALPFSTQCQNRKARKRRKRNRVEDTTDIKSYFAHHNLFSHLENKRTNRDGALIVDDFGATATMDQLADGIDKFGNATDQMLLEFGNGDSSFEQTLWKIEMVHSRVRKLKNKIEMVMSKNAAKFSSSENLSLLAPYDVQTSSAPSPTVSAGNIDITSIEAIHAVTQHIAAYEVGDLVIPESAISIYGEAVHVPDIIESTDGLLSAADVTLHQPQIGDSSEYIFDNVLIHNEAVEEKHNFVREKNQVTEGQCEREKGEKEIGGEEESTNPTLALTSENKPLTKTLLGPEEATTNSCLASDFNFPRNKRKRGERKAGSGGWSRKGGSGEPDSQ; from the exons ATGGACATGAATTATGAGAATAAACCACAACATTCTGCAAAAGTTGCAGCTGATAATGCAAACAGGACTGTCGTGGAAAATGATGATAGGAAAGGTACAAGGTGCATGGATACTGTCAGTGGGATGGAGGCTCCATTAACGGACCCAGATGACCCTGACATGGCAAAGGTTGATATAATTTCCTTTTCCAGTTTTGATGAGACAAGGTTAGCTGAGAGTGATGACCCAGATGCGACTGAGCATTCAAGTTCGTTTGGCGACACTGTTTCTGACTCTGAGAGGTGTTCTGGACTGAGTGAAGGTGAAGTGGAATCCCAATTTTTTGGTGACAGTGATTTGGCGTCTTATGATGCCTTTAACAGCCTGTTTCAGATGAG gaagaagaagttgacGAGTCACTGGCAAAACTTTATACATCCTCTGAAGTGGCGCTGCAAATGGGCGGAACTGAAAATTAAGGAAATTGAGTCTCAATCACTAAAATATGAAAGAGAGCTTGCAGCATGTGAGCTGAGAAGGCATCCTGAAGTTCAATCTACACCTGAATGTTTTGGTTCAAAGGCGCTGCCATTTTCAACTCAATGTCAAAATAGGAAGGCCAGAAAAAGGAGGAAACGAAACAGAGTTGAAGATACAACTGATATAAAATCATACTTTGCACATCATAACCTTTTCTCTCATCTTG AAAACAAGAGGACTAATCGTGATGGTGCTCTTATCGTTGATGATTTTGGTGCTACAG CAACAATGGACCAGCTTGCTGATGGCATTGACAAATTTGGCAATGCTACTGACCAGATGCTTTTGGAGTTTGGAAATGGTGATAGTTCCTTTGAGCAGACCCTTTGGAAGATTGAGATGGTGCACTCTCGGGTTCGAaaactcaaaaataaaattgaaatggtGATGTCCAAAAATGCTGCAAAGTTTTCTTCCTCTGAAAATTTGAGTCTTCTTGCCCCATATGATGTTCAGACCAGCTCTGCTCCTAGTCCTACTGTTTCTGCTGGCAATATAGACATAACATCAATAGAAGCTATACATGCAGTGACTCAACATATTGCAGCGTATGAAGTAGGCGATCTGGTCATACCTGAAAGTGCAATTTCAATTTACGGTGAGGCTGTTCATGTACCTGATATAATTGAAAGTACAGACGGACTGTTGTCTGCTGCTGATGTTACCCTCCATCAGCCCCAGATTGGAGACTCATCTGAATAT ATATTCGACAATGTGCTGATACATAATGAAGCGGTtgaagaaaaacacaatttcGTAAGGGAGAAGAATCAAGTAACAGAGGGGCAATGTGAACGAGAGAAAGGCGAAAAAGAAATaggtggagaagaagaaagcaCAAACCCTACTTTAGCTTTGACGTCAGAAAATAAGCCTCTAACAAAAACTTTGTTGGGTCCAGAGGAAGCAACTACGAACTCATGTTTGGCCTCGGATTTCAACTTTCCAAGGAATAAGAGAAAGCGAGGAGAGCGAAAAGCTGGTTCAGGTGGTTGGAGCAGGAAAGGAGGCTCTGGTGAGCCTGATAGTCAGTGA